A window of the Arachis duranensis cultivar V14167 chromosome 5, aradu.V14167.gnm2.J7QH, whole genome shotgun sequence genome harbors these coding sequences:
- the LOC107490162 gene encoding probable LRR receptor-like serine/threonine-protein kinase At4g29180 isoform X1, whose product MSRNMANSSTFFLLWMLCSVALAIFIQAQQQTGFISIDCGSPENLPYTDDVTNIKYSSDGSYIQTGVNKNISTEYAYPKNPNLPEPLSDLRSFPQGVRNCYGLIAGRKGNLHLIRASFLYGNYDGENNLPEFDLYVGANFWSSVTFRNASEEVVLEIISMAESDVTNVCLVNKGKGTPFISALELRPIYSPIYNAEFGESSSLLLFKRWDIGSIINASGRYQDDVYDRIWSPYDSPSWDSVKTSSEINVNANGYRAPFEVMKNAARPRNNSDSLELSWTPDEPNSKFYVYLYFAELDQLQKTQLRKFTISWNGSPLFEPLVPHYLYATVVSNSKPLVANEHHVSIQKTKDSTLPPILNAVEIYVVREQDTIPTLEQDVDAMVDTKERYGVQRNWVGDPCEPRNYSWEGIRCNYSASLPRQIISLNLSSSGLSGIIAPSIANLSLLESLDLSNNSLTGTVPRFLEELRFLKYLNLQGNKLSGSVTNTLEERSRAGLLTMKVDDQNRCAWGDKKNKKVVVPIVASLSSVLALLVVFILIWKFMRTNNSDEEMSKPINGVRTVASRNWQYTYVEVLEITENFKTVIGKGGFGTVYIGKTKNGNQVAVKVFSPSSSSQGPKEFQTEAELLMTVHHKNLVSFIGYCDDDNKMALIYEYMANGNLKDSLSVRNSQNLSWERRIQIAIDAAEGLDYLHHGCKPPIIHRDVKSANILLNEDLEAKIADFGLSRVFRNEKQNVEVSAVPQNDNKNTESAVMGTTGYLDPEYYKLRNLNEKSDIYSFGIVLLELITGQPAVLKGEQRMHILDWLRPELKSKDLSRVLDPRLQGQYDENAAWKALVIAISCTASSSIQRPTMSVVLSELKQCLKVELPSPSDTIVVPRNVYSELYSSSEAYSMDSESITYPFPR is encoded by the exons ATGTCCAGAAACATGGCCAATTCCTCAACATTCTTCTTACTGTGGATGCTTTGTAGTGTTGCTCTTGCAATCTTCATTCAGGCACAACAACAAACAG GGTTCATAAGCATTGATTGTGGTAGTCCTGAGAATCTTCCATACACAGATGATGTAACAAATATAAAGTATAGCAGTGATGGATCTTATATACAAACTGGTGTTAACAAAAACATCTCCACTGAATATGCATACCCGAAAAATCCCAATTTGCCAGAGCCACTCTCTGATCTCAGAAGTTTCCCTCAAGGAGTGAGGAACTGTTATGGCTTAATTGCTGGAAGAAAAGGCAATTTACATTTGATCAGGGCTTCCTTCTTGTATGGAAACTACGACGGCGAAAACAATCTCCCTGAATTCGATCTTTATGTCGGCGCCAATTTCTGGTCATCGGTGACATTTAGAAATGCTTCAGAGGAAGTTGTATTGGAAATTATCAGCATGGCAGAATCAGATGTTACTAATGTTTGTCTTGTAAATAAGGGAAAAGGAACTCCTTTTATCTCAGCATTGGAACTTAGGCCTATTTatagtcctatttataatgcaGAGTTTGGTGAATCTTCTTCTTTGTTACTTTTCAAAAGATGGGACATTGGTTCAATAATCAATGCAAGCGGAAGATATCAAGATGACGTCTATGATAGAATTTGGTCTCCTTATGATTCCCCCTCTTGGGATTCTGTAAAAACTTCTTCAGAAATCAATGTCAATGCTAATGGTTATAGAGCACCGTTTGAAGTCATGAAGAATGCTGCTAGGCCTAGGAATAACAGCGATTCTTTGGAACTTTCTTGGACCCCAGATGAACCGAATTCAAAGTTTTATGTCTACTTGTACTTTGCTGAATTGGATCAGCTTCAGAAAACACAGTTGAGGAAGTTTACTATATCTTGGAATGGATCTCCCTTGTTTGAACCTTTAGTTCCGCACTACTTATATGCAACCGTTGTTTCTAATTCGAAACCATTGGTGGCGAATGAACATCATGTTTCTATACAGAAGACAAAAGATTCAACCCTTCCACCTATTCTTAATGCAGTTGAGATTTATGTTGTAAGAGAGCAAGACACAATTCCAACACTTGAACAAGATG TTGATGCTATGGTGGACACTAAAGAAAGATATGGAGTTCAAAGAAATTGGGTTGGCGATCCGTGTGAGCCAAGGAACTACTCTTGGGAGGGTATAAGATGCAACTACAGCGCTTCACTTCCTCGCCAAATTATATCACT GAATCTAAGCTCAAGTGGTTTGAGTGGAATAATAGCTCCTTCCATTGCCAATCTCTCTTTGCTGGAATCATT GGATTTATCTAACAACAGCTTAACCGGAACAGTCCCTCGGTTTTTAGAAGAACTGAGATTCCTTAAATATTT GAACTTACAAGGTAACAAATTATCAGGTTCTGTCACTAATACTCTTGAAGAAAGATCAAGGGCTGGATTACTAACAATGAA GGTGGATGATCAAAATCGATGCGCCTGGGGTgacaaaaagaacaaaaaggtTGTTGTTCCCATAGTTGCCTCATTATCATCGGTTTTAGCTCTATTGGTTGTTTTCATCTTGATTTGGAAGTTTATGAGAACTAATAACTCAG ATGAGGAGATGAGCAAGCCCATCAATGGAGTAAGAACCGTAGCGTCAAGGAACTGGCAATATACCTATGTCGAGGTCTTAGAGATCACGGAAAACTTCAAAACGGTCATCGGGAAAGGAGGATTTGGAACTGTGTATATTGGTAAGACAAAAAATGGCAACCAAGTTGCAGTTAAGGTGTtttctccatcatcatcatcacagggcccaaaggaatttcAGACCGAG GCTGAGCTCTTGATGACTGTTCATCACAAAAATTTGGTATCATTCATTGGTTActgtgatgatgataataaaatGGCACTCATATATGAGTACATGGCGAATGGCAACCTAAAAGATTCTCTCTCAG TTAGAAACTCACAAAACTTGAGCTGGGAAAGGCGAATTCAGATAGCGATTGATGCTGCAGAGG GATTGGATTACCTACACCATGGATGCAAGCCACCTATAATACACAGAGATGTCAAGTCGGCTAACATTCTTTTGAACGAAGACTTAGAAGCGAAGATAGCCGATTTCGGCCTCTCTAGGGTGTTTcgcaatgaaaaacaaaatgtAGAAGTATCAGCAGTCCCCCAGAATGATAACAAAAATACAGAATCAGCAGTCATGGGAACCACTGGTTACCTTGATCCAGA ATACTACAAATTGAGGAACTTGAATGAGAAGAGTGACATCTACAGCTTTGGAATTGTTCTATTGGAACTAATCACGGGGCAGCCGGCTGTATTAAAAGGCGAGCAGCGAATGCACATTCTTGATTGGTTAAGGCCAGAGCTTAAAAGTAAAGATCTGAGCAGAGTATTGGATCCAAGGCTGCAAGGGCAATATGATGAAAATGCTGCATGGAAAGCATTAGTAATAGCAATATCATGCACTGCATCAAGCTCCATTCAGAGGCCTACAATGAGTGTTGTGTTATCAGAATTAAAGCAGTGTTTGAAGGTGGAATTGCCTAGTCCTAGTGATACAATTGTGGTGCCAAGAAATGTGTATAGTGAACTTTATAGTTCATCTGAAGCATATTCCATGGATAGTGAATCAATCACCTACCCTTTCCCAAGATAG
- the LOC107490162 gene encoding probable LRR receptor-like serine/threonine-protein kinase At4g29180 isoform X2 produces MANSSTFFLLWMLCSVALAIFIQAQQQTGFISIDCGSPENLPYTDDVTNIKYSSDGSYIQTGVNKNISTEYAYPKNPNLPEPLSDLRSFPQGVRNCYGLIAGRKGNLHLIRASFLYGNYDGENNLPEFDLYVGANFWSSVTFRNASEEVVLEIISMAESDVTNVCLVNKGKGTPFISALELRPIYSPIYNAEFGESSSLLLFKRWDIGSIINASGRYQDDVYDRIWSPYDSPSWDSVKTSSEINVNANGYRAPFEVMKNAARPRNNSDSLELSWTPDEPNSKFYVYLYFAELDQLQKTQLRKFTISWNGSPLFEPLVPHYLYATVVSNSKPLVANEHHVSIQKTKDSTLPPILNAVEIYVVREQDTIPTLEQDVDAMVDTKERYGVQRNWVGDPCEPRNYSWEGIRCNYSASLPRQIISLNLSSSGLSGIIAPSIANLSLLESLDLSNNSLTGTVPRFLEELRFLKYLNLQGNKLSGSVTNTLEERSRAGLLTMKVDDQNRCAWGDKKNKKVVVPIVASLSSVLALLVVFILIWKFMRTNNSDEEMSKPINGVRTVASRNWQYTYVEVLEITENFKTVIGKGGFGTVYIGKTKNGNQVAVKVFSPSSSSQGPKEFQTEAELLMTVHHKNLVSFIGYCDDDNKMALIYEYMANGNLKDSLSVRNSQNLSWERRIQIAIDAAEGLDYLHHGCKPPIIHRDVKSANILLNEDLEAKIADFGLSRVFRNEKQNVEVSAVPQNDNKNTESAVMGTTGYLDPEYYKLRNLNEKSDIYSFGIVLLELITGQPAVLKGEQRMHILDWLRPELKSKDLSRVLDPRLQGQYDENAAWKALVIAISCTASSSIQRPTMSVVLSELKQCLKVELPSPSDTIVVPRNVYSELYSSSEAYSMDSESITYPFPR; encoded by the exons ATGGCCAATTCCTCAACATTCTTCTTACTGTGGATGCTTTGTAGTGTTGCTCTTGCAATCTTCATTCAGGCACAACAACAAACAG GGTTCATAAGCATTGATTGTGGTAGTCCTGAGAATCTTCCATACACAGATGATGTAACAAATATAAAGTATAGCAGTGATGGATCTTATATACAAACTGGTGTTAACAAAAACATCTCCACTGAATATGCATACCCGAAAAATCCCAATTTGCCAGAGCCACTCTCTGATCTCAGAAGTTTCCCTCAAGGAGTGAGGAACTGTTATGGCTTAATTGCTGGAAGAAAAGGCAATTTACATTTGATCAGGGCTTCCTTCTTGTATGGAAACTACGACGGCGAAAACAATCTCCCTGAATTCGATCTTTATGTCGGCGCCAATTTCTGGTCATCGGTGACATTTAGAAATGCTTCAGAGGAAGTTGTATTGGAAATTATCAGCATGGCAGAATCAGATGTTACTAATGTTTGTCTTGTAAATAAGGGAAAAGGAACTCCTTTTATCTCAGCATTGGAACTTAGGCCTATTTatagtcctatttataatgcaGAGTTTGGTGAATCTTCTTCTTTGTTACTTTTCAAAAGATGGGACATTGGTTCAATAATCAATGCAAGCGGAAGATATCAAGATGACGTCTATGATAGAATTTGGTCTCCTTATGATTCCCCCTCTTGGGATTCTGTAAAAACTTCTTCAGAAATCAATGTCAATGCTAATGGTTATAGAGCACCGTTTGAAGTCATGAAGAATGCTGCTAGGCCTAGGAATAACAGCGATTCTTTGGAACTTTCTTGGACCCCAGATGAACCGAATTCAAAGTTTTATGTCTACTTGTACTTTGCTGAATTGGATCAGCTTCAGAAAACACAGTTGAGGAAGTTTACTATATCTTGGAATGGATCTCCCTTGTTTGAACCTTTAGTTCCGCACTACTTATATGCAACCGTTGTTTCTAATTCGAAACCATTGGTGGCGAATGAACATCATGTTTCTATACAGAAGACAAAAGATTCAACCCTTCCACCTATTCTTAATGCAGTTGAGATTTATGTTGTAAGAGAGCAAGACACAATTCCAACACTTGAACAAGATG TTGATGCTATGGTGGACACTAAAGAAAGATATGGAGTTCAAAGAAATTGGGTTGGCGATCCGTGTGAGCCAAGGAACTACTCTTGGGAGGGTATAAGATGCAACTACAGCGCTTCACTTCCTCGCCAAATTATATCACT GAATCTAAGCTCAAGTGGTTTGAGTGGAATAATAGCTCCTTCCATTGCCAATCTCTCTTTGCTGGAATCATT GGATTTATCTAACAACAGCTTAACCGGAACAGTCCCTCGGTTTTTAGAAGAACTGAGATTCCTTAAATATTT GAACTTACAAGGTAACAAATTATCAGGTTCTGTCACTAATACTCTTGAAGAAAGATCAAGGGCTGGATTACTAACAATGAA GGTGGATGATCAAAATCGATGCGCCTGGGGTgacaaaaagaacaaaaaggtTGTTGTTCCCATAGTTGCCTCATTATCATCGGTTTTAGCTCTATTGGTTGTTTTCATCTTGATTTGGAAGTTTATGAGAACTAATAACTCAG ATGAGGAGATGAGCAAGCCCATCAATGGAGTAAGAACCGTAGCGTCAAGGAACTGGCAATATACCTATGTCGAGGTCTTAGAGATCACGGAAAACTTCAAAACGGTCATCGGGAAAGGAGGATTTGGAACTGTGTATATTGGTAAGACAAAAAATGGCAACCAAGTTGCAGTTAAGGTGTtttctccatcatcatcatcacagggcccaaaggaatttcAGACCGAG GCTGAGCTCTTGATGACTGTTCATCACAAAAATTTGGTATCATTCATTGGTTActgtgatgatgataataaaatGGCACTCATATATGAGTACATGGCGAATGGCAACCTAAAAGATTCTCTCTCAG TTAGAAACTCACAAAACTTGAGCTGGGAAAGGCGAATTCAGATAGCGATTGATGCTGCAGAGG GATTGGATTACCTACACCATGGATGCAAGCCACCTATAATACACAGAGATGTCAAGTCGGCTAACATTCTTTTGAACGAAGACTTAGAAGCGAAGATAGCCGATTTCGGCCTCTCTAGGGTGTTTcgcaatgaaaaacaaaatgtAGAAGTATCAGCAGTCCCCCAGAATGATAACAAAAATACAGAATCAGCAGTCATGGGAACCACTGGTTACCTTGATCCAGA ATACTACAAATTGAGGAACTTGAATGAGAAGAGTGACATCTACAGCTTTGGAATTGTTCTATTGGAACTAATCACGGGGCAGCCGGCTGTATTAAAAGGCGAGCAGCGAATGCACATTCTTGATTGGTTAAGGCCAGAGCTTAAAAGTAAAGATCTGAGCAGAGTATTGGATCCAAGGCTGCAAGGGCAATATGATGAAAATGCTGCATGGAAAGCATTAGTAATAGCAATATCATGCACTGCATCAAGCTCCATTCAGAGGCCTACAATGAGTGTTGTGTTATCAGAATTAAAGCAGTGTTTGAAGGTGGAATTGCCTAGTCCTAGTGATACAATTGTGGTGCCAAGAAATGTGTATAGTGAACTTTATAGTTCATCTGAAGCATATTCCATGGATAGTGAATCAATCACCTACCCTTTCCCAAGATAG
- the LOC107490163 gene encoding zinc finger CCCH domain-containing protein 20, whose amino-acid sequence MMLGEHHRANPTVHVPPWPILDDQTADMYSPYSVTEGNAGAGDYSPYYLQEALSALQRYLPSNDAAGDGGDSDGEAQADAPVDAYSCDQFRMYEFKVRRCARGRSHDWTECPYAHPGEKARRRDPRKFHYSGTACPDFRKGNCKKGDSCEYAHGVFECWLHPARYRTQPCKDGTSCRRRVCFFAHTPEQLRVLPQQSPRSVDSYDGSPLRQVSMPFVSSPTSVSPPVSSPVDSPPMSPMMRSLGSSNMSDMVVAQLRNLQLGKVKSMPNSNRNVTVGSRGFGSPRGSVIRPGFCSLPTTPTQAPVRFGSNCFELWEQSFEEEPVMERVESGRDIRAKMFEKLSKENSLDRSGSGSGRQSGGVPDLGWVSELVK is encoded by the coding sequence atgatgctcGGGGAGCACCATCGTGCAAATCCTACGGTTCACGTGCCACCGTGGCCGATCCTCGATGATCAAACGGCTGATATGTACTCTCCTTATTCCGTAACCGAAGGCAATGCTGGGGCAGGCGATTACTCTCCTTACTATCTACAAGAAGCTCTGTCCGCCTTGCAGCGATACCTGCCGTCGAATGATGCTGCCGGCGACGGTGGTGATTCCGACGGGGAGGCTCAGGCTGACGCGCCGGTTGACGCGTACTCGTGTGACCAGTTCCGCATGTACGAGTTCAAAGTGAGGCGATGCGCGCGCGGGAGGTCGCACGACTGGACGGAGTGTCCGTACGCTCATCCCGGCGAGAAGGCTCGCCGTCGTGATCCACGGAAGTTTCACTACTCCGGGACGGCGTGTCCCGATTTCCGCAAGGGAAACTGTAAGAAAGGCGACTCGTGCGAGTACGCGCACGGCGTCTTCGAGTGCTGGCTTCATCCAGCGAGGTATCGTACTCAGCCGTGCAAGGACGGCACGAGCTGCCGCCGGAGGGTGTGCTTCTTCGCGCACACGCCGGAGCAGCTCCGTGTCCTCCCGCAACAGAGTCCGCGAAGCGTGGATTCGTACGACGGATCTCCATTAAGACAAGTCTCGATGCCGTTCGTGTCGTCACCGACTTCAGTTTCGCCGCCGGTTAGTTCTCCGGTGGATTCTCCGCCGATGTCGCCGATGATGAGGTCGCTCGGCTCAAGTAACATGTCTGATATGGTTGTTGCTCAACTGAGAAACTTGCAGCTTGGGAAGGTGAAATCGATGCCTAATAGTAACAGGAACGTGACGGTTGGATCTCGGGGTTTCGGATCTCCCCGCGGATCTGTAATCCGGCCCGGATTCTGCAGTCTACCAACAACACCAACACAGGCACCGGTTCGGTTCGGGTCGAATTGTTTCGAGTTGTGGGAGCAGAGTTTCGAGGAGGAGCCAGTTATGGAGAGGGTGGAGTCTGGAAGGGACATAAGGGCAAAGATGTTTGAGAAGCTGAGCAAGGAGAATTCTCTGGATAGGTCCGGTTCTGGTTCGGGTCGTCAATCGGGCGGAGTCCCGGATCTTGGGTGGGTCTCTGAGCTTGTTAAGTga